The DNA window AGCTTGGCGGGCTTGGTCGCGCCGGTCGCCGTGTCGCCCTTGACGCCGGGGTCGGACTCGATCACCTCCAGCTCGACGAAGTTCGGCGGCGTGACGCCGATCGGCTGCTCGCGGAAATAGAGGATCTTGACGGAGAGGTTCTCGGTGATCCAGTTCGCGGCATCCCCGACGTGCTCCGCGTCGAGCTCGACCTGCTCGTAGCTCGCGCTGTTCATGAAGTGGTAGCGGTCCCCCTCCTTGTAGAGGAACTGCATGTCGTGCTCCTCCAGCGCGGCCGGCTCGAGCCGCTCGCCCGTCTTGTAGGTCCGGTCGAGGACGG is part of the bacterium genome and encodes:
- the efp gene encoding elongation factor P, which translates into the protein MYETSDIRKNLKVVIDGAPYVVTDFQHVKPGKGNAFTRTRLKNMITGAVLDRTYKTGERLEPAALEEHDMQFLYKEGDRYHFMNSASYEQVELDAEHVGDAANWITENLSVKILYFREQPIGVTPPNFVELEVIESDPGVKGDTATGATKPAKLSTGASIMVPLFVKQGDWLQIDTRTGEYLRRVAR